Proteins from one Methanococcus maripaludis C5 genomic window:
- a CDS encoding DHH family phosphoesterase — MDIMPIEDIFKFNQITGKIKEKLETYNGLIRIVTHHDPDGLTSGSIVLKTLIRLNKNAQMTILEHLSKESIEDLAKENDKMFIFCDMGSGQIELINNLGFNAIILDHHPPKVAETEIGNILQLNPHIFGANGAKEISASGVCYLIARLFGYYDLAPIAIVGAIGDMQHLPFIGLNKYILNEARKNRYLSVIKDIVYNCYNLPISKSICYSTQPYIRELSSIDKIKEIFDELKINPEKKGITAKEAENLLEYFEKFNKNDELMVDRYEINHKINDAFYLSEVLNACGRKEMTAVGIGILLGDDECIKHGEKLYIEYKEELIEELKNVKLNSMDNIEYFIGEKGKTGIIAALMVKDKPVLGFNEQSEIYKVSSRGNKELVEWGLNLSEAMAASKEFGGDGGGHNIASGAALQKNYLNEFLEKVNEIVGKQLKK; from the coding sequence ATGGATATAATGCCTATTGAAGATATTTTTAAATTTAATCAAATTACTGGAAAAATAAAAGAAAAACTAGAAACTTATAATGGATTAATAAGAATTGTAACACACCACGATCCTGATGGACTTACATCTGGTTCAATTGTGCTTAAAACACTTATCAGGTTAAATAAAAATGCACAAATGACTATTTTGGAGCATTTATCAAAAGAATCTATTGAAGATCTCGCAAAAGAAAACGATAAAATGTTTATATTTTGCGATATGGGAAGCGGTCAGATTGAATTGATAAATAATCTTGGATTTAATGCAATAATTCTTGATCACCACCCTCCAAAAGTGGCCGAAACTGAAATTGGAAATATTTTACAGTTAAATCCACACATTTTTGGGGCAAATGGTGCAAAAGAGATTTCTGCAAGTGGAGTATGTTATTTAATTGCAAGATTATTTGGATATTATGATTTAGCACCTATTGCAATTGTTGGGGCAATTGGGGACATGCAACACTTGCCATTTATTGGATTGAATAAATATATCTTAAATGAAGCAAGGAAGAACCGTTATTTGAGCGTTATAAAAGATATTGTTTACAATTGCTACAATTTACCAATTTCAAAGTCGATATGTTATTCAACTCAACCGTATATCAGAGAATTAAGTAGTATCGATAAAATAAAAGAGATTTTTGATGAATTAAAAATAAATCCTGAAAAAAAAGGAATAACTGCAAAAGAAGCAGAAAATTTGCTCGAATATTTTGAAAAATTTAACAAAAATGACGAGTTAATGGTTGATAGATACGAAATAAATCATAAAATAAACGATGCGTTTTACCTATCAGAAGTTTTGAATGCATGTGGCAGAAAAGAGATGACTGCAGTCGGAATTGGAATTTTGCTTGGAGATGATGAATGCATCAAACACGGCGAGAAATTATACATTGAATACAAGGAAGAATTAATTGAAGAATTAAAAAACGTAAAATTAAATTCTATGGATAATATCGAATATTTTATCGGTGAAAAAGGAAAAACCGGAATAATTGCCGCATTAATGGTAAAAGATAAGCCAGTACTAGGATTTAACGAGCAAAGCGAAATTTATAAGGTTTCTTCAAGAGGAAACAAGGAACTCGTTGAATGGGGACTAAATCTTTCAGAAGCAATGGCTGCATCAAAAGAATTTGGTGGAGATGGTGGTGGACACAATATCGCATCTGGTGCAGCCCTCCAAAAGAATTATTTAAATGAATTTTTGGAAAAGGTCAATGAAATTGTTGGTAAACAGTTGAAAAAGTAA
- a CDS encoding TIGR00296 family protein: MKLNLEEGTLIIKHSRNVLEQYLKGEEPNIQSYPDKFKNVRGIFVSLHTYPEHDLRGCIGIPEPIMSLVDAIKETSISAAVHDPRFQPLTHPELKDTIIEVSVLTTPEDVDVKDPREYLEKLKVGRDGLIIEFGPYRGLLLPQVATEYNWDTKQFLSNLCLKAGLPVTAWTDYDVKIKSFQAQVFEELVPGGPVVEKSTYTGC; this comes from the coding sequence TTGAAATTAAATCTTGAAGAGGGGACTTTAATAATCAAACATTCTCGAAATGTGCTTGAACAGTATTTAAAAGGCGAAGAGCCGAATATTCAAAGTTATCCTGATAAATTTAAAAATGTTCGAGGAATTTTTGTGTCACTACATACGTATCCAGAACATGATTTAAGGGGGTGCATTGGAATTCCTGAACCCATAATGTCGCTTGTTGATGCGATAAAAGAAACTTCAATAAGTGCTGCAGTCCACGACCCTAGATTTCAGCCTTTAACACATCCTGAGCTTAAAGACACGATTATAGAAGTTAGTGTATTAACAACTCCTGAAGATGTAGATGTTAAAGATCCAAGGGAATATTTGGAAAAACTCAAAGTCGGAAGAGATGGACTTATTATTGAATTTGGGCCTTATAGGGGATTATTACTTCCACAGGTGGCTACAGAGTATAACTGGGATACAAAGCAGTTTTTATCGAACTTATGTTTAAAAGCAGGACTTCCTGTAACCGCATGGACTGATTATGACGTTAAAATAAAGTCTTTTCAGGCACAGGTGTTCGAAGAGCTTGTACCTGGTGGCCCAGTAGTTGAAAAATCAACGTATACTGGATGTTAA